A genomic stretch from Sulfurihydrogenibium azorense Az-Fu1 includes:
- a CDS encoding DUF2905 domain-containing protein codes for METIGKTLVFLGLVLVVMGFLFIFLEKLPFGIGKLPGDILIKKDNFTFYFPLTTSLILSVILSLIFILLSKFSK; via the coding sequence ATGGAAACCATAGGAAAAACTCTCGTATTTTTAGGTTTGGTTTTGGTAGTAATGGGATTTTTGTTTATTTTTTTAGAAAAACTACCTTTTGGAATAGGAAAACTTCCGGGTGATATACTTATAAAAAAAGATAACTTTACATTTTACTTTCCTTTAACCACATCTTTAATTTTAAGTGTTATTCTTTCCCTAATTTTTATACTCCTATCTAAATTTTCAAAATGA
- a CDS encoding class I SAM-dependent methyltransferase, which translates to MSRFDIAALTWDEKPMRVNIAKSVAENIKKHIPLNKDMKLLDFGCGTGLLTFFLIDKVGRAVGVDSSQGMCEVFLKKAKENNIDNVEVLNVDLEKQDIDQKFDVIVSSMALHHVKDTQNILKKFYSLLNDGGYIAIADLVKEDGTFHDDNEGVEHFGFDLEELKSLFEKVGFKDVQYDIAYTVVKERDGQNREYPIFLMVGRK; encoded by the coding sequence ATGAGCAGATTTGATATAGCAGCTCTAACTTGGGACGAAAAACCTATGAGAGTAAATATTGCTAAAAGTGTAGCAGAAAATATAAAAAAACATATTCCTTTAAATAAGGATATGAAACTTCTTGACTTTGGCTGTGGCACTGGACTACTTACATTTTTCCTTATTGATAAGGTTGGTAGGGCTGTAGGAGTTGATAGCTCTCAAGGAATGTGTGAAGTTTTTTTAAAGAAAGCTAAAGAAAACAACATAGATAATGTAGAAGTTTTAAATGTAGACTTAGAAAAACAAGATATTGACCAGAAGTTTGACGTGATAGTAAGCTCTATGGCTCTTCACCACGTTAAAGATACTCAAAACATACTTAAAAAATTTTACTCTTTGTTAAACGATGGAGGATACATAGCAATAGCTGACCTTGTAAAAGAAGATGGAACATTTCACGATGATAACGAAGGAGTAGAGCATTTTGGCTTTGATTTAGAAGAGTTAAAGTCCCTTTTTGAAAAGGTAGGGTTTAAAGATGTTCAATACGATATAGCTTATACTGTAGTAAAAGAAAGGGATGGGCAAAATAGAGAATATCCAATATTTTTAATGGTAGGTAGGAAGTGA
- a CDS encoding anthranilate synthase component II: MILMIDNYDSFTYNIVQYFYELGQDVLVKRNDEITVEDIKRMDNVDAIVISPGPCTPNEAGISVDVIKEFKGVYPILGVCLGHQSIGQAFGAKIVKAKCLMHGKTSKIYHNEKGLFEGIPNPFNAVRYHSLVIDESTLPEDIEITARSDDGEIMAIQHKKYPIWGVQFHPESILTEYGLKLLENFIHLAEKAKTTSKQ; this comes from the coding sequence ATGATACTAATGATAGATAACTACGACTCTTTTACTTACAACATAGTCCAGTACTTTTACGAACTTGGACAAGATGTTTTAGTAAAAAGAAATGACGAGATAACGGTAGAAGATATAAAACGTATGGATAACGTAGATGCTATAGTTATATCTCCCGGTCCATGTACTCCAAACGAAGCTGGAATATCAGTTGATGTAATAAAGGAGTTTAAAGGTGTGTATCCTATACTTGGTGTATGTTTAGGGCATCAGTCTATAGGACAAGCTTTCGGTGCAAAAATAGTAAAAGCAAAGTGTCTTATGCATGGTAAAACTTCAAAAATATACCACAATGAAAAAGGTCTTTTTGAAGGCATACCAAATCCGTTTAATGCAGTAAGGTACCATTCCCTTGTTATAGACGAATCCACTTTACCTGAAGATATAGAAATTACAGCAAGGTCAGACGATGGAGAGATAATGGCTATCCAGCATAAAAAGTATCCAATCTGGGGAGTTCAATTCCATCCTGAATCAATACTTACAGAGTATGGTCTAAAACTACTGGAAAATTTCATACACCTTGCAGAAAAAGCAAAGACTACATCAAAACAGTAA
- the rlmB gene encoding 23S rRNA (guanosine(2251)-2'-O)-methyltransferase RlmB: MKEEKGEKLVIWGRNPVIEALRSGKSLEKILVAHDSHPPKDLLKLAEERKVKVQKVPRQKVEELAGTKKTQGVVALLSPIQYWNEDKIIDKVIKEKGILLVLDHITDPQNVGSIMRTAEILGVSGIILPKERSSPINEVVVKASTGAVFYLPIAKVGSLRNTLEKFKKKGGWVVAVEKGGKNIHEIDFPFPLALVVGSEGKGVSKSVLEEADIVASIPMKGKITSFNVSNATAIALWEVFKKKEALI; the protein is encoded by the coding sequence TTGAAAGAAGAAAAAGGAGAAAAGTTAGTAATATGGGGTAGAAATCCAGTAATAGAGGCTCTAAGGTCGGGGAAAAGTTTAGAAAAAATCCTTGTAGCCCATGATTCCCATCCACCTAAAGACCTTTTAAAGTTAGCAGAAGAAAGGAAAGTAAAAGTTCAAAAAGTTCCAAGACAAAAGGTTGAAGAATTAGCAGGTACAAAAAAAACTCAAGGTGTAGTTGCACTACTAAGTCCCATCCAATACTGGAATGAAGATAAGATTATAGATAAAGTTATTAAAGAAAAAGGGATACTACTTGTCTTAGACCATATTACAGACCCTCAAAATGTTGGAAGTATAATGAGAACAGCAGAAATACTGGGAGTAAGCGGTATAATCCTACCAAAAGAAAGGTCAAGCCCAATAAATGAAGTAGTCGTAAAAGCTTCAACTGGAGCTGTATTTTACCTTCCTATAGCAAAGGTAGGAAGTTTAAGGAATACACTGGAAAAGTTTAAGAAAAAAGGGGGATGGGTTGTGGCAGTAGAAAAAGGAGGTAAAAACATACACGAGATAGATTTTCCGTTTCCTCTTGCGTTAGTGGTTGGGTCTGAAGGTAAAGGAGTCTCAAAGTCAGTGTTAGAAGAAGCTGATATAGTTGCATCAATTCCTATGAAAGGTAAAATTACATCTTTTAATGTATCAAATGCAACAGCAATAGCACTTTGGGAAGTATTTAAAAAGAAGGAGGCTTTAATATGA
- the gap gene encoding type I glyceraldehyde-3-phosphate dehydrogenase, translating into MRVAINGFGRIGRNFFRIANSVEGIEIVGINDLTDAKTLAHLLKYDSVHGIYDADIKATEDSIIVNGKEIKITAIKDPSQLPWKDLEVDVVIESTGVFTKREDAEKHLQAGAKKVIISAPAKNPDITIVLGVNQEMYDPKNHNIISNASCTTNALAPVVKVLQKEFGIKYGYMVTTHAYTNDQRILDLPHKDLRRARAAAVNIVPTTTGAAKALGEVIPEVKGKLDGTARRVPVADGSLIDLTVVVEKDTTVEEVNAAMKKYSEGEMKGILAYCEDPVVSSDIVGNPASSIFDSLLTQVIGGNLVHVASWYDNEYGYSTRLKDLVLFIKNAG; encoded by the coding sequence ATGAGAGTTGCAATTAACGGATTTGGAAGAATCGGAAGGAATTTTTTTAGAATAGCAAACTCTGTAGAAGGGATAGAAATAGTTGGGATTAACGACCTGACAGATGCTAAAACCTTAGCACATCTTTTAAAGTATGATTCAGTTCATGGTATATATGACGCTGATATAAAAGCAACAGAAGACTCTATAATAGTAAATGGAAAAGAGATAAAAATAACAGCTATAAAAGATCCTTCACAACTTCCATGGAAAGATTTGGAAGTTGATGTTGTAATAGAGTCTACAGGTGTATTTACAAAAAGGGAAGATGCAGAAAAACATCTTCAAGCTGGAGCAAAAAAAGTTATAATCTCAGCTCCTGCTAAAAATCCAGATATAACAATAGTTTTAGGTGTAAACCAAGAGATGTATGACCCTAAAAACCACAACATAATCTCTAACGCATCTTGTACCACAAACGCCCTTGCACCTGTAGTTAAGGTGCTCCAGAAAGAGTTTGGTATAAAGTACGGATATATGGTAACAACTCACGCTTACACAAACGACCAAAGAATATTAGACTTACCTCATAAAGATTTAAGAAGAGCAAGGGCAGCAGCTGTAAACATAGTTCCAACGACAACAGGAGCAGCAAAAGCCTTAGGAGAAGTTATTCCTGAAGTGAAAGGAAAGTTAGATGGCACAGCAAGAAGAGTGCCTGTAGCAGATGGGTCTTTAATAGACTTAACTGTAGTTGTAGAAAAAGATACAACAGTAGAAGAAGTAAATGCAGCTATGAAAAAGTACTCAGAAGGAGAGATGAAAGGAATTCTTGCATACTGTGAAGACCCTGTAGTATCTTCAGATATAGTAGGAAACCCTGCTTCTTCAATCTTTGACTCTCTCTTAACACAAGTTATAGGTGGTAATCTAGTACACGTAGCATCATGGTACGATAACGAGTATGGCTACTCTACAAGGTTAAAGGACTTAGTTTTATTCATAAAAAATGCAGGATAA
- a CDS encoding UDP-N-acetylmuramoyl-tripeptide--D-alanyl-D-alanine ligase, translating into MRLTDLAKVVEGKILNIEEDLEVKSFTIDSRSSTQDSVFIPLKGNTDGHSYIEDALKKWSVGYLTEKPLNFKNGILVKDTYQALKKIAIYKRKSIDTVVGITGSSGKTSTKELLNFVLSNFYKTYATSGNYNNEIGVPLTLANTPENTHIAIIEMGAGKVGDIDYLNNIVNPDIGVLVSVGHAHVEKFGSFENIIKGKGEIFNTSHYHVLPFDLLNYYKDKLKKFITFGEEGNIKVYDIKIIPEGTTGKVAYKNQVLDLTIPIFNKGIFKNIGAVAGVLYHLGLDPIESLKVLKEFNQIQGRGKIIKIGNLTIIDDSYNANPLSVKNAIETLNEIPTVKVLVLGDMLELGEESEKLHRSIAKEILKSHIDYVFLYGEETKYIKQELEGKKYVLHTDKKEIANQLKKLENSSPTVLVKGSRGMKMEEVIEYLKN; encoded by the coding sequence GTGAGATTAACAGACTTAGCTAAAGTAGTTGAAGGTAAGATTTTAAACATTGAAGAAGATTTAGAGGTTAAGTCCTTTACCATAGACAGCCGAAGCTCAACACAGGATAGCGTATTTATACCTTTAAAAGGAAACACAGATGGACATAGTTACATTGAAGATGCTCTAAAAAAATGGTCTGTAGGGTATCTAACAGAAAAACCTTTAAACTTTAAAAACGGCATACTGGTAAAGGACACATATCAAGCTTTAAAAAAGATAGCTATTTATAAAAGAAAAAGTATTGACACCGTAGTAGGTATTACAGGAAGTAGCGGAAAAACTTCAACAAAAGAATTACTAAACTTTGTTTTATCTAACTTCTACAAAACCTATGCAACATCAGGGAACTACAACAACGAGATAGGTGTGCCATTAACCTTAGCAAATACACCAGAAAATACTCACATTGCAATCATAGAGATGGGAGCTGGAAAAGTAGGAGATATAGATTATTTAAATAATATAGTTAACCCAGATATAGGAGTTTTAGTCTCAGTAGGACATGCCCACGTAGAGAAGTTTGGCAGTTTTGAAAACATAATAAAAGGTAAAGGAGAGATATTCAACACTTCCCATTACCATGTCTTACCATTTGACCTTTTAAACTACTACAAAGATAAACTGAAAAAATTCATTACCTTCGGAGAAGAAGGAAACATAAAAGTATACGACATAAAAATTATTCCTGAGGGAACGACAGGAAAAGTTGCTTACAAAAATCAAGTGTTAGATTTAACTATACCTATCTTTAACAAGGGTATTTTTAAAAATATAGGAGCTGTAGCAGGAGTACTTTACCACTTAGGCTTAGACCCTATAGAGAGTTTAAAAGTGTTAAAAGAGTTTAACCAGATTCAAGGTAGAGGAAAGATTATAAAGATAGGAAATTTAACCATTATAGATGACTCTTACAATGCAAATCCTCTGTCTGTGAAAAATGCAATAGAAACCCTAAACGAGATACCAACTGTAAAAGTGTTAGTCCTTGGAGATATGCTGGAACTGGGAGAAGAATCAGAAAAGCTACACAGAAGTATAGCCAAAGAGATACTAAAATCACACATTGACTATGTATTTTTATACGGAGAAGAAACAAAGTACATAAAACAAGAGTTAGAAGGTAAAAAGTATGTTTTACACACTGATAAAAAAGAAATAGCAAACCAGTTAAAAAAGTTAGAAAATAGCAGTCCAACTGTTTTAGTAAAAGGTTCTCGTGGCATGAAAATGGAAGAAGTGATAGAATATTTAAAAAATTAA